One Falsihalocynthiibacter arcticus DNA segment encodes these proteins:
- a CDS encoding MFS transporter has translation MNRSVLLLTAIVGVVGSNSLVLSPIAAKVALSLGAESPAGVMTAAALYGLGVAAAALVLAPLADRFGAARSLRVALVLLAVALAASAASNTVFMLCVAQSVAGIGAGVAIPALYTLAAQIAPKGQEARVIGTVLTGWTLSMVGGVTLSAYVADFFGWQYVYGGLCFAVFAVLVPLARMDLPKQLASQSATSPLTALKVDGIVPALVAVALLGLGFYGVYNYLGAHLEVNLNRPVRDAGILTLLYGLGFAGAMAFDGILDRIPVVRGLAGIFALLTGFYLVLIWASSSYMLLLLIIPAWGILEHLGLNLTVGWLTRLDPAQRGAIMGLNSAVMYLSVFVATLVYRPGFTTYGLAICGLISAGLSLFAVVYVLQSRRKTAVPTAVV, from the coding sequence ATGAACCGTTCTGTCCTGCTGTTGACCGCCATTGTTGGCGTGGTCGGATCCAACTCTTTGGTCCTGTCGCCCATTGCCGCCAAAGTCGCCCTCTCCCTCGGAGCAGAATCCCCCGCTGGCGTGATGACAGCTGCTGCCCTTTACGGCCTCGGAGTCGCGGCGGCAGCGTTGGTTCTGGCTCCCCTCGCCGATCGGTTTGGTGCCGCCCGATCCCTCCGTGTCGCCCTCGTTTTGCTTGCCGTGGCCCTCGCAGCGTCCGCCGCATCCAACACCGTTTTCATGCTCTGTGTCGCCCAGAGTGTCGCGGGAATCGGGGCGGGCGTCGCCATCCCCGCGCTCTATACCCTTGCCGCCCAAATCGCGCCAAAAGGCCAAGAGGCCCGCGTCATTGGCACGGTTTTGACGGGTTGGACACTCTCGATGGTCGGCGGTGTCACCCTTTCAGCCTATGTGGCCGACTTCTTTGGGTGGCAATATGTCTACGGAGGGCTTTGCTTTGCGGTTTTTGCGGTGCTCGTCCCCCTCGCGCGCATGGACCTCCCAAAGCAATTAGCAAGCCAATCCGCAACCTCCCCACTCACGGCTTTAAAGGTTGATGGGATCGTCCCAGCGCTCGTTGCTGTCGCGCTTCTTGGACTCGGATTTTATGGTGTTTACAACTACTTAGGCGCACATCTTGAAGTAAACCTCAATCGCCCCGTGCGCGATGCGGGTATCCTAACGCTCCTCTATGGCCTCGGTTTCGCAGGGGCCATGGCCTTTGACGGAATCTTGGATCGGATCCCCGTTGTGCGTGGATTGGCGGGTATTTTCGCCCTGCTCACAGGGTTTTATCTGGTGCTCATCTGGGCGTCGTCGAGCTATATGCTGCTGTTGTTGATCATCCCAGCATGGGGTATTTTGGAACATCTCGGCCTCAACCTAACCGTTGGATGGTTGACCCGCCTTGATCCCGCCCAACGCGGCGCGATTATGGGCCTAAACTCCGCCGTAATGTACCTCAGCGTTTTTGTGGCAACTCTCGTCTACCGTCCGGGCTTTACAACTTACGGCCTGGCAATTTGTGGTCTCATTTCCGCCGGATTAAGCCTGTTTGCCGTGGTCTACGTCCTACAATCGCGCAGAAAGACGGCGGTTCCGACCGCTGTGGTTTAA
- a CDS encoding Lrp/AsnC family transcriptional regulator, with the protein MAKNTDRIQGNGSRSAELDPVDRRILSELAVDATQSFATLGGIVGLSAPAVHERVKRLRARGVIRGTVAMLDGKAVGKPLLAFVHVDTTGWGKTPALMQFADIPEVEEVHSSTGDACLIMKVRVASSEALEGLLARLYATEGVRGTRTYVALSTHTERSVQAGISSELEDTPNIY; encoded by the coding sequence ATGGCGAAAAATACAGACAGGATTCAGGGGAATGGTTCGCGGAGCGCCGAACTAGACCCTGTTGACCGAAGAATATTAAGTGAGTTGGCAGTCGATGCGACACAGAGTTTCGCAACTCTTGGCGGAATCGTCGGCCTTTCTGCCCCTGCCGTACATGAGCGGGTGAAGCGGTTGCGGGCGCGTGGCGTCATTCGGGGAACGGTCGCCATGTTAGATGGAAAAGCCGTAGGCAAACCATTGCTCGCATTTGTACATGTCGACACCACAGGCTGGGGAAAGACGCCCGCGTTAATGCAGTTCGCCGACATTCCGGAAGTTGAGGAGGTTCATTCTTCAACGGGGGATGCTTGTCTTATTATGAAAGTGCGTGTGGCCAGTTCGGAAGCCTTAGAAGGCTTGCTTGCGCGCCTATATGCGACCGAGGGCGTGCGCGGTACACGGACCTATGTGGCGCTTTCAACGCATACTGAGCGCAGCGTCCAAGCCGGAATATCAAGCGAGCTTGAGGATACACCAAATATTTACTGA
- a CDS encoding 2'-deoxycytidine 5'-triphosphate deaminase yields the protein MNNPGVLPSQALADMIARGEIIGSPAIDAAQIQPASLDLRLGTVAYRVRASFLTGHGARVSERLSEFEMHRVDLTNGAVLEKGCVYVVPLMESLALPDGVQAVANAKSSTGRLDLLTRTITDGGTEFDRVPAGYTGPLYAEICPRSFSVLVRPGMRLNQIRFRAGQAVISDADLAVMHAEQGLVSGEAVISEGLGFSVDLSAGETGLVGYRAKPHTGVIDLDLIGHYDPAEYWEPIHTHDERIILDPGAFYILVSREAVHIPPDCAAEMAPYLAMVGEFRVHYAGFFDPGFGHDPAGGAGSRGVLEVRCHEAPFVLEHGQIVGRLVYERMSEVPKQLYGADIASNYQGQGLKLSKHFK from the coding sequence ATGAACAACCCTGGCGTCCTTCCCAGCCAAGCCCTCGCTGACATGATTGCCCGTGGCGAAATCATTGGTTCACCTGCGATTGATGCAGCACAAATTCAGCCCGCCTCCCTTGATTTACGTCTTGGAACAGTCGCTTACCGTGTTCGCGCCTCGTTTCTGACCGGACATGGCGCGCGCGTTTCTGAGCGTTTGTCTGAGTTTGAAATGCACCGTGTAGACCTCACAAATGGCGCGGTTCTGGAGAAAGGCTGCGTTTACGTTGTCCCCTTGATGGAAAGCCTCGCACTTCCGGATGGCGTCCAAGCGGTGGCCAATGCCAAATCCTCCACAGGCCGCTTAGACTTGCTGACACGCACCATTACGGACGGCGGCACAGAGTTCGATCGCGTCCCCGCAGGCTACACAGGGCCCCTTTACGCTGAAATCTGCCCGCGCAGTTTCTCAGTGCTTGTCCGTCCCGGCATGCGACTGAACCAAATTCGGTTTCGCGCCGGACAGGCCGTGATTTCGGATGCCGACCTCGCGGTCATGCACGCCGAGCAAGGCTTGGTCTCAGGCGAAGCCGTCATCTCCGAAGGCCTCGGTTTTTCGGTTGACCTCAGTGCGGGCGAAACGGGCCTCGTCGGCTATCGTGCAAAACCCCATACAGGGGTGATCGACCTTGATTTAATCGGCCACTATGACCCAGCCGAATACTGGGAACCCATTCACACGCATGATGAACGCATTATCCTCGACCCCGGCGCGTTCTATATCCTTGTAAGCCGTGAAGCGGTTCACATCCCGCCAGATTGTGCTGCGGAAATGGCCCCCTACCTCGCAATGGTCGGCGAATTTCGCGTCCATTACGCGGGTTTCTTTGACCCCGGATTTGGCCATGATCCCGCCGGTGGCGCAGGAAGCCGTGGCGTTCTCGAAGTGCGATGCCATGAAGCGCCCTTCGTTTTGGAGCACGGGCAAATCGTGGGTCGCCTAGTGTATGAACGTATGTCCGAGGTTCCCAAACAGTTGTATGGGGCCGATATTGCGTCCAACTATCAGGGCCAAGGCCTAAAACTATCCAAACATTTCAAATAG
- a CDS encoding MerR family transcriptional regulator, translating to MSKSQDAFRTISEVADWLETPAHVLRFWESRFTQVKPVKRAGGRRYYRPADMELLSGIKKLLHEDGMTIKGVQKLLRAEGIKHVAALGLPLDDVGIDIPPPKQSAQQTKFLKLRAARQVLCRTRPRRRTK from the coding sequence ATGTCCAAATCACAAGATGCGTTTCGTACCATCTCTGAAGTCGCCGACTGGCTTGAAACGCCAGCCCATGTTTTGCGTTTCTGGGAAAGCCGCTTCACCCAAGTGAAGCCCGTAAAACGTGCGGGCGGGCGGCGCTATTACCGCCCCGCCGACATGGAATTGTTGAGCGGCATCAAAAAGCTTCTGCATGAAGATGGCATGACGATTAAAGGCGTGCAAAAACTACTCCGCGCCGAAGGGATTAAGCATGTCGCGGCACTGGGCCTGCCCTTGGATGACGTGGGGATCGACATTCCCCCGCCCAAGCAGAGCGCACAGCAGACGAAATTCTTGAAGCTACGCGCAGCGCGGCAAGTTTTGTGCCGAACGCGGCCCCGCCGACGGACGAAATAG
- the ihfA gene encoding integration host factor subunit alpha — MSDKTLTRMDLSEAVFQEVGLSRNESAQLVEGVLDHISDVLSAGESVKISSFGTFGVRDKAARIGRNPKTGEEVPIQPRRVLTFRPSHLMKERVSNGNK; from the coding sequence ATGAGTGATAAAACACTAACGCGTATGGATTTAAGCGAAGCCGTCTTTCAAGAAGTCGGCCTAAGCCGCAACGAAAGCGCGCAACTGGTTGAAGGCGTTCTGGACCATATTTCCGACGTTTTGTCCGCGGGCGAGTCTGTTAAAATCTCGTCTTTTGGAACATTTGGTGTCCGCGATAAAGCCGCCCGTATCGGTCGCAACCCAAAAACCGGCGAAGAAGTGCCTATTCAACCGCGCCGCGTTCTGACGTTCCGCCCGTCGCACTTGATGAAAGAGCGCGTTTCAAACGGCAATAAATAG
- a CDS encoding beta-ketoacyl-ACP synthase III translates to MTIRAVVSGVGHYLPERIVPNSELETTVDTTDEWIRTRSGIERRHFAAEGENTSDLAINAANAALKDAGLVANDIDAIILATSTADFTFPSAATMVQAGIGMTRGFAFDVQAVCAGFVYALANANALIVSGQAKRVLVIGAETFSRILDFSDRATCVLFGDGAGALILEAQEGSGENTDRGILSCDLHSDGRFKDLLYVDGGTSTGTSGHLRMQGRELFRHAIEKLAETAHASLDKAGLAGDDVDWIVPHQANIRIIAGTAKKMNVSMDRVVVTVQDHGNTSAASIPLALSVGKARGQIKQGDLLVTEAIGGGLAWGSVVLRW, encoded by the coding sequence ATGACAATACGCGCCGTCGTCTCAGGCGTCGGGCATTATCTGCCCGAACGAATTGTTCCTAACAGCGAACTCGAAACCACCGTAGATACAACCGACGAATGGATTCGCACGCGCTCAGGTATTGAGCGCCGCCATTTTGCCGCCGAGGGGGAAAATACCTCCGATTTAGCGATAAATGCCGCCAATGCCGCGCTCAAAGACGCTGGATTGGTCGCAAACGACATAGACGCCATCATTCTCGCCACCTCCACCGCCGATTTCACCTTTCCATCGGCCGCGACCATGGTGCAAGCGGGCATCGGCATGACGCGCGGCTTTGCCTTTGATGTGCAGGCCGTTTGCGCGGGGTTTGTCTATGCATTGGCCAACGCGAATGCGCTTATAGTCTCCGGCCAAGCCAAACGCGTTTTGGTGATTGGCGCAGAAACCTTTAGCCGCATCCTTGATTTTAGCGACCGTGCAACTTGCGTGTTATTTGGCGACGGTGCGGGCGCTTTGATCCTTGAAGCCCAAGAGGGGTCCGGCGAAAACACCGACCGTGGCATCCTTTCCTGCGATTTGCATTCCGATGGCCGATTCAAAGACCTCCTCTATGTGGATGGCGGTACTTCAACCGGCACTTCTGGCCATCTTCGGATGCAAGGACGCGAACTTTTCCGCCACGCCATCGAAAAACTGGCCGAAACCGCGCATGCCTCCCTCGACAAAGCGGGCCTCGCAGGGGACGACGTCGACTGGATCGTGCCGCATCAAGCCAACATTCGCATTATCGCAGGCACAGCCAAGAAAATGAACGTTTCCATGGATCGCGTTGTCGTTACCGTCCAAGATCACGGCAATACGTCGGCTGCCTCCATCCCGCTTGCCCTTTCGGTGGGCAAGGCGCGTGGCCAGATCAAACAAGGCGATCTCCTGGTAACTGAGGCCATCGGTGGCGGTTTGGCGTGGGGCTCTGTCGTGCTGCGCTGGTAA
- the plsX gene encoding phosphate acyltransferase PlsX has translation MTINTKDLQTSGASRTIISVDAMGGDRGPAAVVAGIGLSASKNPAIGFIVHGDAEVLKKLIKKRRLESVCEIRDCLGVVTMDAKPSQVLRNGKDTSMWSTIEAVRNGEATVAVSCGNTGALMAISMIRLRKLPGVNRPAIACLWPSLSKSGFNVMLDVGADIRADEQDLLQYAMMGASYARNGLGIARPRIGLLNVGTEEHKGRAELKAANDLIASHAEQAGIDYVGFVEGGDIPSDRVDVIVTDGFTGNIALKTGEGTANLISQQLRAAFKHSPLSRLAALLALTSLRRLSKRIDPRRVNGGVFLGLNGTVVKSHGSADETGIAAAIKLAFTLAEIGFSDKLAARVASSAASPQDAQEMGNLDGNQE, from the coding sequence ATGACGATCAACACAAAAGATCTGCAGACTTCGGGGGCTTCGCGCACCATAATTTCGGTTGACGCCATGGGTGGCGATCGTGGACCGGCGGCAGTTGTCGCCGGTATTGGCCTTTCTGCATCAAAAAATCCGGCAATTGGTTTCATTGTTCACGGTGACGCCGAGGTCCTCAAAAAGCTTATCAAAAAGCGCCGCCTCGAATCAGTCTGCGAAATTCGCGACTGTCTAGGCGTTGTCACCATGGATGCTAAACCGAGCCAAGTTTTGCGCAACGGTAAGGATACTTCCATGTGGTCAACCATCGAAGCCGTCCGTAATGGCGAAGCGACGGTGGCGGTTTCTTGTGGCAACACGGGCGCATTGATGGCTATTTCAATGATCCGTCTGCGCAAATTGCCGGGTGTGAACCGTCCAGCCATCGCCTGTCTTTGGCCCTCGCTCAGCAAAAGCGGCTTTAATGTCATGCTTGATGTGGGTGCCGATATTCGCGCCGATGAGCAAGATTTACTGCAATATGCCATGATGGGCGCTTCTTATGCGCGCAATGGGCTGGGTATTGCCCGCCCGCGCATTGGCCTGCTGAACGTGGGAACCGAAGAACACAAAGGCCGCGCAGAACTCAAAGCCGCAAATGATTTAATCGCCAGTCACGCCGAACAAGCAGGGATCGACTATGTCGGATTTGTGGAGGGGGGCGATATTCCGTCGGATCGGGTTGACGTCATTGTCACGGATGGGTTCACAGGAAATATTGCGCTCAAAACTGGCGAAGGCACGGCAAATCTGATTTCCCAGCAGTTGCGTGCCGCCTTTAAACATTCACCATTGTCGCGCCTCGCGGCCCTATTGGCCCTCACCTCCCTGCGCCGTCTGTCCAAACGGATTGATCCGCGTCGAGTGAATGGCGGGGTGTTTTTGGGCCTGAATGGGACTGTGGTGAAATCCCACGGGTCCGCCGATGAAACCGGAATCGCAGCAGCGATAAAACTCGCCTTTACCCTCGCCGAGATCGGTTTTTCCGACAAACTCGCTGCACGGGTTGCATCCTCTGCCGCCTCGCCGCAAGATGCTCAAGAAATGGGCAATTTGGATGGGAACCAAGAATGA
- the rpmF gene encoding 50S ribosomal protein L32: protein MAVPKSKITKSRRGMRQSHDSLTAENPNECNNCGELKRPHHVCGACGHYADREIIAVAADVDFDEDAA, encoded by the coding sequence ATGGCTGTCCCTAAGAGTAAGATTACAAAGTCCCGTCGCGGCATGCGCCAATCCCACGATTCTCTGACTGCAGAGAATCCGAATGAGTGCAACAACTGTGGCGAACTGAAACGTCCGCACCATGTTTGTGGCGCGTGTGGTCACTATGCCGATCGTGAAATCATCGCTGTAGCTGCCGACGTCGATTTCGACGAAGACGCAGCTTAA
- a CDS encoding YceD family protein, producing the protein MLSTMEAPNMTNDPTPQSPALAPWAHPMRVADLAQRTETKFSIIPSAAVLKAIAADIDVLTLKKMRFEGKLSARGKTDWALVAKLGATVTQNCVVTLVPVNTRVDVPVQRVFIADHSVFEGEPNEDGEIEMHTDETREPLQGVIDLGEIMLEALALAVPLYPRADGAELESAQFTAPGTTPMQDEDARPFAGLANLLKTGDKPDKK; encoded by the coding sequence ATGTTATCAACAATGGAAGCTCCGAACATGACCAATGACCCAACGCCCCAATCGCCCGCTCTCGCACCTTGGGCACACCCTATGCGCGTCGCGGACTTGGCTCAACGCACCGAAACGAAGTTTTCGATTATTCCCAGTGCGGCTGTTCTGAAGGCGATTGCAGCGGATATTGATGTACTGACCCTCAAGAAAATGCGCTTTGAAGGCAAGCTTTCGGCGCGCGGCAAGACCGACTGGGCCCTTGTGGCCAAGCTCGGCGCGACCGTCACCCAGAATTGCGTGGTGACCCTTGTGCCCGTGAACACGCGGGTCGACGTGCCCGTGCAACGCGTGTTTATTGCCGACCACTCGGTTTTTGAGGGCGAGCCGAATGAAGACGGCGAAATTGAAATGCACACCGACGAAACCCGCGAGCCCCTCCAAGGGGTAATCGATTTGGGGGAGATCATGCTCGAAGCCTTGGCTTTGGCAGTTCCGCTCTATCCGCGGGCCGACGGTGCGGAGCTTGAATCGGCCCAATTTACCGCCCCAGGAACCACACCAATGCAAGATGAAGACGCAAGACCGTTTGCAGGGCTTGCAAATCTTTTAAAAACGGGTGACAAGCCCGATAAGAAATAA
- a CDS encoding outer membrane protein assembly factor BamE, producing the protein MQINTGLGKKTAKLACFVALVFTITACTAVIRKHGYIPTDEELDSVIVGVDTVETLESTVGSPSGRGILKDGDWFYVESLWKNYGYREPKEIDRQVVAIRFDDKGVVSNVERFGIEDGQVVALSRRVTDSGISGVGFLAQMFGSFGNLTGSALTGN; encoded by the coding sequence ATGCAAATTAATACAGGCCTAGGCAAGAAAACGGCGAAATTGGCGTGTTTCGTTGCGCTCGTTTTCACAATTACGGCCTGCACTGCGGTGATCCGAAAACACGGGTATATTCCAACCGACGAGGAGCTCGACAGCGTTATTGTGGGCGTGGATACCGTCGAAACGCTCGAGTCCACGGTCGGGTCGCCTTCTGGGCGTGGGATTTTGAAGGACGGTGATTGGTTCTACGTTGAGTCCCTCTGGAAAAACTATGGGTATCGCGAGCCAAAAGAGATCGACCGCCAAGTTGTTGCCATTCGGTTTGACGACAAGGGGGTTGTTTCCAATGTCGAGCGCTTTGGCATCGAAGATGGTCAAGTCGTGGCCTTGTCGCGCCGCGTCACCGATTCTGGCATCTCGGGTGTCGGGTTCTTGGCGCAAATGTTCGGCAGCTTTGGCAACCTAACTGGCAGTGCGCTGACCGGAAATTAA
- the msrB gene encoding peptide-methionine (R)-S-oxide reductase MsrB has protein sequence MATIEKTDAEWRAILSDEAYKVTRKHGTERAGSHDNFPKDAGVFRCVCCDSVLFDQDTKFESGTGWPSFFAPIEGAPVGETEDRKLFMRRTEVHCDSCAAHLGHVFPDGPKPTGLRYCLNGVALRFEAD, from the coding sequence GTGGCTACAATTGAAAAAACGGACGCGGAGTGGCGCGCAATCCTGAGCGATGAAGCTTATAAGGTGACTCGCAAACATGGGACAGAACGCGCGGGCAGCCACGACAACTTCCCCAAAGACGCGGGCGTATTCCGCTGTGTCTGTTGTGATTCTGTCCTGTTCGATCAGGACACCAAGTTTGAATCCGGCACAGGCTGGCCCAGCTTTTTCGCCCCAATTGAAGGCGCGCCCGTGGGCGAAACTGAAGATCGCAAATTATTTATGCGTCGCACAGAAGTTCATTGTGACTCCTGCGCGGCCCATTTGGGGCACGTGTTTCCCGACGGGCCAAAACCCACGGGATTGCGGTATTGCTTGAATGGGGTCGCGCTTAGGTTTGAAGCGGATTAA
- a CDS encoding GNAT family N-acetyltransferase gives MFHLHRGKYRARLAETSEDVALAQALRYRAFFGPDTGSDADDYDQRCSHVLIEDVASDALVCCFRMLDMPNGADIDTSYSAQYYELSGLRDFGGPMVEMGRFCVDPNLSDPDILRVAWGAMTQYVDARGVELLFGCSSFKGVEAATYADAFALLKARHLAPKRWLPKIKAPTVFKFAQRLRRKPNAKNAMRVMPPLLKTYLMMGGWVSDHAVVDRQMNTLHVFTGIEIGAIPPARKRLLRAVIG, from the coding sequence ATGTTTCATCTTCACCGCGGAAAATATCGGGCGCGTTTGGCCGAGACTTCGGAGGATGTCGCCTTGGCACAGGCGCTGCGGTATCGGGCGTTTTTTGGCCCAGATACAGGGTCGGACGCGGATGATTACGATCAACGTTGCTCGCATGTTTTGATCGAGGATGTGGCCTCAGATGCGCTGGTTTGCTGTTTTCGCATGCTTGATATGCCCAATGGGGCCGACATCGACACCAGCTATTCGGCGCAATATTACGAGCTTTCGGGCCTGCGTGATTTCGGTGGTCCCATGGTCGAGATGGGGCGGTTTTGTGTCGATCCTAACTTAAGCGACCCCGATATTTTACGCGTAGCGTGGGGCGCGATGACCCAATATGTTGACGCGCGCGGCGTGGAATTGCTGTTTGGGTGCTCGTCTTTTAAGGGGGTCGAAGCGGCGACCTATGCAGATGCTTTTGCCTTGCTCAAAGCTCGCCACCTTGCGCCAAAACGTTGGTTGCCGAAAATAAAAGCGCCGACGGTGTTTAAGTTTGCCCAACGATTGCGGCGCAAACCCAATGCGAAAAACGCGATGCGGGTCATGCCGCCGTTGCTCAAAACCTATCTGATGATGGGGGGCTGGGTGTCGGATCATGCGGTGGTGGATCGTCAAATGAACACGCTGCATGTTTTTACCGGCATTGAAATCGGTGCAATCCCACCGGCGCGAAAACGACTACTTCGCGCGGTCATCGGCTAA
- a CDS encoding ABC-F family ATP-binding cassette domain-containing protein, with protein sequence MARIPLLQLTDISLGFGGDPLFSDLSLVVQPADRVALVGRNGSGKSTLMKVMAGLIEPDNGARIVSPGVRVGYMEQDPDLSGFETLGDFASSELDPIESYKVDMVAEGLKFKPETLISAASGGEKRRAALAKLLAEEPQLMLLDEPTNHLDIEAIAWLEDQLRSTRAGFILISHDRAFLNALTRATLWVDRGKVRRLEEGFEAFEGWRDKTWEDEDSQRHKLNRLIKSEAKWAVEGISARRTRNQGRLRALGDLKEQRSGQVKRQGAAAMAFDASPQSGRKVIEAENLTMRYDDKQILSDFSIKIARGDRVAFVGPNGVGKTTLLKILIGDIEADSGTVKRGTKLQTVVFDQNRSQLDPNMTLWDSLTGDPDMRVSGKADQVSVRGVPRHVIGYLKDFLFDETRARAPVSSLSGGEKARLLLAKIMARESNLLVLDEPTNDLDVETLDLLQDLIGEYDGTVLLVSHDRDFLDRVTQTTIAMEGNGNAVAYAGGWSDYRAQRQEEAKAAPVAKSSGSGGSKNASTSKSAAKSNGLSFVEQHRLEALPKEIARFEAEITKLEEFLAAPDLFTDEPVKFQKGTDALLERHDALAKAEEEWMKLAERAEA encoded by the coding sequence ATGGCACGTATACCTCTTCTTCAGCTCACGGATATTTCGCTCGGATTCGGCGGAGATCCCTTGTTTTCAGACCTTAGTTTGGTGGTGCAACCCGCCGACCGTGTGGCCCTTGTTGGCCGCAACGGATCGGGCAAATCAACCTTGATGAAGGTGATGGCAGGGTTGATCGAACCCGATAATGGCGCGCGCATCGTGTCGCCCGGCGTACGCGTCGGCTATATGGAGCAGGACCCCGATTTAAGCGGGTTCGAAACGCTCGGCGATTTTGCTTCCAGTGAGCTTGACCCTATCGAATCCTATAAGGTCGATATGGTCGCCGAAGGCCTTAAATTTAAGCCGGAAACCCTAATTTCTGCGGCTTCTGGTGGCGAGAAACGTCGCGCTGCTCTCGCGAAATTGCTGGCCGAAGAGCCGCAACTTATGCTGCTCGACGAGCCGACAAACCACCTCGATATCGAAGCCATTGCGTGGCTCGAAGATCAATTACGTTCCACCCGCGCGGGCTTCATTCTGATCTCGCACGACCGTGCCTTCCTCAATGCCCTGACCCGCGCGACCCTCTGGGTGGACCGTGGCAAAGTGCGTCGTCTGGAAGAAGGATTCGAAGCTTTTGAAGGCTGGCGTGATAAAACGTGGGAAGACGAAGACTCGCAGCGCCACAAATTAAATCGTCTGATTAAATCCGAGGCCAAATGGGCCGTTGAAGGTATTTCGGCGCGGCGCACGCGTAACCAAGGCCGTCTTCGTGCTTTAGGGGACCTTAAAGAACAACGTTCCGGACAAGTTAAACGTCAAGGTGCCGCTGCGATGGCCTTTGATGCCAGTCCGCAATCAGGCCGCAAGGTGATCGAAGCCGAAAACCTGACGATGCGCTATGATGACAAACAGATTCTCAGCGATTTCTCGATCAAAATTGCCCGCGGAGATCGCGTGGCTTTTGTGGGACCGAACGGCGTTGGCAAAACCACGTTACTCAAAATCCTGATTGGCGACATTGAGGCCGATAGCGGTACCGTGAAACGCGGCACCAAGCTTCAAACCGTTGTTTTTGACCAAAATCGGTCGCAACTTGATCCGAATATGACCCTTTGGGACAGCCTGACAGGCGATCCCGATATGCGCGTTTCAGGCAAAGCCGACCAAGTCAGTGTGCGCGGCGTACCGCGTCATGTTATCGGTTATCTCAAGGATTTCCTCTTCGACGAAACCCGCGCTCGCGCGCCTGTGTCCTCCCTTTCGGGTGGCGAGAAGGCGCGTCTTTTGCTAGCGAAAATCATGGCGCGTGAAAGCAACCTTCTGGTGCTCGACGAGCCAACCAATGACCTCGACGTCGAAACCCTCGACTTGCTGCAAGATTTGATCGGCGAATACGACGGCACCGTGCTTTTGGTGAGCCACGACCGTGATTTTCTGGACCGCGTGACCCAAACTACCATCGCCATGGAAGGCAACGGTAACGCCGTCGCCTATGCTGGCGGATGGAGCGATTATCGCGCCCAGCGTCAAGAAGAGGCAAAGGCAGCACCCGTCGCAAAATCTTCGGGATCGGGTGGGTCGAAAAACGCCTCTACGAGCAAGTCAGCCGCAAAATCCAACGGCTTGTCCTTTGTGGAGCAACACCGTTTGGAAGCGCTTCCAAAAGAAATTGCGCGCTTTGAGGCCGAGATCACCAAACTCGAAGAGTTTCTAGCCGCGCCAGATTTGTTTACTGATGAGCCGGTGAAATTCCAAAAAGGCACAGACGCGCTTTTGGAGCGTCACGATGCTTTGGCCAAGGCTGAAGAAGAGTGGATGAAACTTGCGGAACGGGCCGAGGCTTAG